From the genome of Fusarium oxysporum f. sp. lycopersici 4287 chromosome 3, whole genome shotgun sequence, one region includes:
- a CDS encoding hypothetical protein (At least one base has a quality score < 10), which translates to MPAPTSRPPRPKDRHGFEVAIICALPLEADAIEALFDYCWDSNGPPFGKAAHDTNSYLTGMIGCHNVVLVRMPGTGKAHAAAATSNCRASFPNAKIALVVGVCGVAPFKRNGEEIVLGDVVISEGIIQYDFGRRLPGQFVPKEGPLDSLGRPNQEIRGVLARAKGISGRQLLVSEMTRSLSILRQNPEFCAEYPGVVYDRLFEASYRHSEDHKPCEQGGCNGKLVPRCRLQPKGPNPTPAIHFGLMASGDSVMKSGEDRDREVEARDIVAFEMEGAGVWDTLPCIVIKGACDYADSHKSKVWQRYAAATAAACAKAFLSFWMPPPSEAESDLPPNKRVRLHASEDAFTIREPRDQPVFLVPFLENPLFIGRADVLMNLQSLLFESNNRKIALVGLGGIGKTQIALQLAYWTKEKKQDYSVFWVPALSHASFEQACVQIMDACDIPTTDNNNAVESVRQYLSSKSAGKWLLVVDNADDMQTVMGSIGVEKGMYQSLPQSGEGRILFTTRYRKVGVSVAGRNILEVPAMSPNEARRYFKEALIQEMSSADDEVMHHLLAVLTHLPLAITQAAAYLNENQISLSEYVQLFENTDRDRIQLLSVEFHADTRYEQSQDPVATTWFISFNQIRRADELASRILMFLAYVEPRAVPQSMLPKGESQQQLTRAIGTLRGYKFLDKRGSSEVFDMHNLVHLAIRSWVAENDLEKEQSQAVIARLREVFPTDEWENRDVWRQYLPHAIKLLRCPEDNWSDELCELGFWAGRCLLVDGRVIEAVGLLEHVVAIREKTLAESHPSRLVSQHGLAIAYQANGQIKEAVKLLEHVVAIQEKTSEESHPSRLASQYALAGAYQANGQIQEAVKLLEHVVAIQIEIWAEDDYRRQLSKDLLQHCYERLEGVNSVVS; encoded by the exons ATGCCAGCTCCAACGTCCCGGCCACCCCGACCGAAGGACCGTCACGGCTTCGAGGTAGCTATTATTTGCGCTTTACCCCTTGAGGCTGATGCTATCGAGGCCTTGTTTGACTACTGTTGGGATAGTAATGGTCCACCTTTCGGGAAGGCAGCACATGATACCAATTCCTACTTAACAGGTATGATCGGCTGTCACAATGTCGTGCTCGTACGTATGCCAGGGACAGGTAAAGCGCACGCGGCGGCGGCAACCTCCAACTGCAGAGCGAGTTTTCCGAATGCCAAGATTgctcttgttgttggcgtCTGTGGCGTTGCCCCCTTCAAGCGCAACGGTGAAGAAATCGTGCTGGGAGATGTCGTCATCAGTGAGGGCATTATCCAATATGATTTCGGACGGCGCCTGCCAGGCCAGTTTGTCCCCAAAGAAGGGCCGCTGGACTCTCTGGGAAGGCCGAACCAGGAGATACGCGGGGTTTTGGCACGAGCCAAAGGGATCAGCGGCCGTCAACTATTGGTAAGCGAGATGACAAGATCCCTCAGTATCCTCCGCCAAAACCCAGAGTTTTGTGCCGAATATCCTGGCGTTGTGTACGACAGACTATTCGAAGCATCCTATCGCCACAGCGAGGACCACAAGCCATGCGAACAAGGCGGGTGCAACGGAAAGCTCGTACCAAGATGCCGTCTTCAGCCCAAGGGGCCCAATCCTACACCTGCTATCCATTTCGGACTGATGGCATCAGGCGATTCGGTGATGAAGTCTGGCGAAGACCGCGACCGCGAGGTAGAGGCGAGAGATATAGTTGCTTTCGAGATGGAAGGCGCGGGTGTTTGGGATACTCTACCTTGCATTGTGATCAAAGGGGCATGTGACTATGCTGATAGCCACAAGAGTAAGGTCTGGCAGCGATATGCTGCGGCTACGGCGGCGGCTTGTGCGAAAGCCTTTCTTAGCTTTTGGATGCCCCCACCATCAG aagctgaaagTGACTTGCCACCGAATAAGCGAGTTCGATTGCATGCATCTGAAGATGCGTTCACAATCCGCGAACCTCGAGATCAACCAGTCTTTCTAGTGCCGTTTCTCGAAAACCCCCTCTTCATAGGCCGGGCTGACGTTCTTATGAACCTTCAAAGCCTATTGTTCGAGAGCAATAATCGGAAAATTGCGcttgttggtcttggtggtaTTGGCAAAACGCAGATTGCTCTCCAGCTCGCCTACTggaccaaggagaagaagcaggacTACTCGGTGTTCTGGGTGCCGGCGCTGAGCCATGCCAGTTTCGAGCAGGCATGTGTGCAGATCATGGATGCCTGTGATATTCCGACTACCGATAATAATAATGCGGTTGAATCAGTCCGTCAGTACCTGAGCTCAAAAAGTGCCGGCAAATGGCTTCTTGTGGTTGATAACGCTGATGATATGCAAACTGTCATGGGTTCGATAGGCGTGGAGAAGGGCATGTACCAATCGCTTCCCCAAAGCGGCGAAGGACGAATCCTGTTTACGACACGGTACCGAAAGGTGGGAGTATCAGTCGCAGGGCGAAATATTCTCGAAGTGCCCGCAATGAGCCCAAATGAGGCGAGAAGGTACTTCAAAGAGGCACTGATTCAAGAAATGTCCTCagccgatgatgaagtcatGCACCATCTCCTGGCGGTTCTGACACACCTTCCACTGGCCATCACGCAAGCAGCGGCATACTTGAACGAAAACCAGATATCACTCTCGGAGTATGTGCAACTCTTCGAGAACACAGATCGTGATAGGATACAACTACTAAGCGTCGAGTTCCACGCCGACACGAGATATGAGCAGTCTCAGGATCCCGTGGCGACTACCTGGTTCATCTCGTTCAACCAAATCCGTAGGGCTGACGAACTTGCCTCGCGTATTTTGATGTTTCTGGCTTACGTTGAACCAAGGGCGGTGCCTCAGTCGATGCTGCCCAAGGGTGAATCACAACAACAATTGACTCGAGCCATCGGCACGTTACGTGGCTATAAATTTCTGGATAAACGAGGATCCAGTGAGGTATTCGATATGCATAATTTGGTGCACCTAGCAATAAGGTCTTGGGTTGCAGAGAACGACTTGGAGAAAGAGCAAAGCCAGGCAGTGATAGCACGGCTGAGAGAGGTATTCCCGACGGATGAGTGGGAAAACCGAGACGTTTGGCGGCAATATCTGCCTCATGCAATTAAACTCCTCAGATGTCCCGAGGATAACTGGAGCGATGAGCTATGTGAACTAGGTTTTTGGGCTGGCCGATGCTTGCTTGTAGACGGACGGGTGATAGAGGCAGTAGGACTGCTAGAACACGTGGTTGCGATTCGAGAGAAAACGTTGGCGGAGAGTCACCCATCACGACTGGTATCACAGCACGGGCTCGCAATAGCATATCAAGCCAACGGACAGATTAAAGAG GCAGTGAAGCTGCTAGAACACGTGGTTGCAATTCAAGAGAAAACGTCGGAGGAGAGTCACCCATCACGACTGGCATCACAGTACGCGCTCGCAGGAGCATATCAAGCCAACGGACAGATCCAAGAGGCAGTGAAGCTGCTAGAACATGTGGTTGCAATTCAGATAGAGATATGGGCAGAGGACGATTATAGGCGGCAGCTATCAAAAGACTTGCTGCAGCACTGCTATGAAAGGTTAGAGGGGGTCAACTCAGTAGTATCTTAG
- a CDS encoding hypothetical protein (At least one base has a quality score < 10): MPAPTSRPPRPKDRHGFEVAIICALPLEADAIEALFDYCWDSNGPPFGKAAHDTNSYLTGMIGCHNVVLVRMPGTGKAHAAAATSNCRASFPNAKIALVVGVCGVAPFKRNGEEIVLGDVVISEGIIQYDFGRRLPGQFVPKEGPLDSLGRPNQEIRGVLARAKGISGRQLLVSEMTRSLSILRQNPEFCAEYPGVVYDRLFEASYRHSEDHKPCEQGGCNGKLVPRCRLQPKGPNPTPAIHFGLMASGDSVMKSGEDRDREVEARDIVAFEMEGAGVWDTLPCIVIKGACDYADSHKSKVWQRYAAATAAACAKAFLSFWMPPPSEAESDLPPNKRVRLHASEDAFTIREPRDQPVFLVPFLENPLFIGRADVLMNLQSLLFESNNRKIALVGLGGIGKTQIALQLAYWTKEKKQDYSVFWVPALSHASFEQACVQIMDACDIPTTDNNNAVESVRQYLSSKSAGKWLLVVDNADDMQTVMGSIGVEKGMYQSLPQSGEGRILFTTRYRKVGVSVAGRNILEVPAMSPNEARRYFKEALIQEMSSADDEVMHHLLAVLTHLPLAITQAAAYLNENQISLSEYVQLFENTDRDRIQLLSVEFHADTRYEQSQDPVATTWFISFNQIRRADELASRILMFLAYVEPRAVPQSMLPKGESQQQLTRAIGTLRGYKFLDKRGSSEVFDMHNLVHLAIRSWVAENDLEKEQSQAVIARLREVFPTDEWENRDVWRQYLPHAIKLLRCPEDNWSDELCELGFWAGRCLLVDGRVIEAVGLLEHVVAIREKTLAESHPSRLVSQHGLAIAYQANGQIKEAVKLQEHVVAIQEKTLAESHPDRLASQYVLAIAYRANGQIKEAAKLLERVVISDKTLAESHPDRLASQRELAGAYQANGQIKEAVKLLEHVVAIQEKTSEESHPSRLASQYALAGAYQANGQIQEAVKLLEHVVAIQIEIWAEDDYRRQLSKDLLQHCYERLEGVNSVVS; the protein is encoded by the exons ATGCCAGCTCCAACGTCCCGGCCACCCCGACCGAAGGACCGTCACGGCTTCGAGGTAGCTATTATTTGCGCTTTACCCCTTGAGGCTGATGCTATCGAGGCCTTGTTTGACTACTGTTGGGATAGTAATGGTCCACCTTTCGGGAAGGCAGCACATGATACCAATTCCTACTTAACAGGTATGATCGGCTGTCACAATGTCGTGCTCGTACGTATGCCAGGGACAGGTAAAGCGCACGCGGCGGCGGCAACCTCCAACTGCAGAGCGAGTTTTCCGAATGCCAAGATTgctcttgttgttggcgtCTGTGGCGTTGCCCCCTTCAAGCGCAACGGTGAAGAAATCGTGCTGGGAGATGTCGTCATCAGTGAGGGCATTATCCAATATGATTTCGGACGGCGCCTGCCAGGCCAGTTTGTCCCCAAAGAAGGGCCGCTGGACTCTCTGGGAAGGCCGAACCAGGAGATACGCGGGGTTTTGGCACGAGCCAAAGGGATCAGCGGCCGTCAACTATTGGTAAGCGAGATGACAAGATCCCTCAGTATCCTCCGCCAAAACCCAGAGTTTTGTGCCGAATATCCTGGCGTTGTGTACGACAGACTATTCGAAGCATCCTATCGCCACAGCGAGGACCACAAGCCATGCGAACAAGGCGGGTGCAACGGAAAGCTCGTACCAAGATGCCGTCTTCAGCCCAAGGGGCCCAATCCTACACCTGCTATCCATTTCGGACTGATGGCATCAGGCGATTCGGTGATGAAGTCTGGCGAAGACCGCGACCGCGAGGTAGAGGCGAGAGATATAGTTGCTTTCGAGATGGAAGGCGCGGGTGTTTGGGATACTCTACCTTGCATTGTGATCAAAGGGGCATGTGACTATGCTGATAGCCACAAGAGTAAGGTCTGGCAGCGATATGCTGCGGCTACGGCGGCGGCTTGTGCGAAAGCCTTTCTTAGCTTTTGGATGCCCCCACCATCAG aagctgaaagTGACTTGCCACCGAATAAGCGAGTTCGATTGCATGCATCTGAAGATGCGTTCACAATCCGCGAACCTCGAGATCAACCAGTCTTTCTAGTGCCGTTTCTCGAAAACCCCCTCTTCATAGGCCGGGCTGACGTTCTTATGAACCTTCAAAGCCTATTGTTCGAGAGCAATAATCGGAAAATTGCGcttgttggtcttggtggtaTTGGCAAAACGCAGATTGCTCTCCAGCTCGCCTACTggaccaaggagaagaagcaggacTACTCGGTGTTCTGGGTGCCGGCGCTGAGCCATGCCAGTTTCGAGCAGGCATGTGTGCAGATCATGGATGCCTGTGATATTCCGACTACCGATAATAATAATGCGGTTGAATCAGTCCGTCAGTACCTGAGCTCAAAAAGTGCCGGCAAATGGCTTCTTGTGGTTGATAACGCTGATGATATGCAAACTGTCATGGGTTCGATAGGCGTGGAGAAGGGCATGTACCAATCGCTTCCCCAAAGCGGCGAAGGACGAATCCTGTTTACGACACGGTACCGAAAGGTGGGAGTATCAGTCGCAGGGCGAAATATTCTCGAAGTGCCCGCAATGAGCCCAAATGAGGCGAGAAGGTACTTCAAAGAGGCACTGATTCAAGAAATGTCCTCagccgatgatgaagtcatGCACCATCTCCTGGCGGTTCTGACACACCTTCCACTGGCCATCACGCAAGCAGCGGCATACTTGAACGAAAACCAGATATCACTCTCGGAGTATGTGCAACTCTTCGAGAACACAGATCGTGATAGGATACAACTACTAAGCGTCGAGTTCCACGCCGACACGAGATATGAGCAGTCTCAGGATCCCGTGGCGACTACCTGGTTCATCTCGTTCAACCAAATCCGTAGGGCTGACGAACTTGCCTCGCGTATTTTGATGTTTCTGGCTTACGTTGAACCAAGGGCGGTGCCTCAGTCGATGCTGCCCAAGGGTGAATCACAACAACAATTGACTCGAGCCATCGGCACGTTACGTGGCTATAAATTTCTGGATAAACGAGGATCCAGTGAGGTATTCGATATGCATAATTTGGTGCACCTAGCAATAAGGTCTTGGGTTGCAGAGAACGACTTGGAGAAAGAGCAAAGCCAGGCAGTGATAGCACGGCTGAGAGAGGTATTCCCGACGGATGAGTGGGAAAACCGAGACGTTTGGCGGCAATATCTGCCTCATGCAATTAAACTCCTCAGATGTCCCGAGGATAACTGGAGCGATGAGCTATGTGAACTAGGTTTTTGGGCTGGCCGATGCTTGCTTGTAGACGGACGGGTGATAGAGGCAGTAGGACTGCTAGAACACGTGGTTGCGATTCGAGAGAAAACGTTGGCGGAGAGTCACCCATCACGACTGGTATCACAGCACGGGCTCGCAATAGCATATCAAGCCAACGGACAGATTAAAGAGGCAGTGAAGCTGCAAGAGCATGTGGTTGCAATTCAAGAGAAAACATTGGCGGAGAGTCACCCAGACCGACTGGCATCACAGTACGTGCTCGCAATAGCATATCGAGCCAACGGACAGATCAAAGAGGCAGCGAAGCTGCTAGAACGCGTGGTGATTAGTGACAAAACGTTGGCGGAGAGTCACCCAGACCGACTGGCATCACAGCGCGAGCTCGCAGGAGCATATCAAGCCAACGGACAGATTAAAGAGGCAGTGAAGCTGCTAGAACACGTGGTTGCAATTCAAGAGAAAACGTCGGAGGAGAGTCACCCATCACGACTGGCATCACAGTACGCGCTCGCAGGAGCATATCAAGCCAACGGACAGATCCAAGAGGCAGTGAAGCTGCTAGAACATGTGGTTGCAATTCAGATAGAGATATGGGCAGAGGACGATTATAGGCGGCAGCTATCAAAAGACTTGCTGCAGCACTGCTATGAAAGGTTAGAGGGGGTCAACTCAGTAGTATCTTAG
- a CDS encoding hypothetical protein (At least one base has a quality score < 10), protein MPAPTSRPPRPKDRHGFEVAIICALPLEADAIEALFDYCWDSNGPPFGKAAHDTNSYLTGMIGCHNVVLVRMPGTGKAHAAAATSNCRASFPNAKIALVVGVCGVAPFKRNGEEIVLGDVVISEGIIQYDFGRRLPGQFVPKEGPLDSLGRPNQEIRGVLARAKGISGRQLLVSEMTRSLSILRQNPEFCAEYPGVVYDRLFEASYRHSEDHKPCEQGGCNGKLVPRCRLQPKGPNPTPAIHFGLMASGDSVMKSGEDRDREVEARDIVAFEMEGAGVWDTLPCIVIKGACDYADSHKSKVWQRYAAATAAACAKAFLSFWMPPPSAESDLPPNKRVRLHASEDAFTIREPRDQPVFLVPFLENPLFIGRADVLMNLQSLLFESNNRKIALVGLGGIGKTQIALQLAYWTKEKKQDYSVFWVPALSHASFEQACVQIMDACDIPTTDNNNAVESVRQYLSSKSAGKWLLVVDNADDMQTVMGSIGVEKGMYQSLPQSGEGRILFTTRYRKVGVSVAGRNILEVPAMSPNEARRYFKEALIQEMSSADDEVMHHLLAVLTHLPLAITQAAAYLNENQISLSEYVQLFENTDRDRIQLLSVEFHADTRYEQSQDPVATTWFISFNQIRRADELASRILMFLAYVEPRAVPQSMLPKGESQQQLTRAIGTLRGYKFLDKRGSSEVFDMHNLVHLAIRSWVAENDLEKEQSQAVIARLREVFPTDEWENRDVWRQYLPHAIKLLRCPEDNWSDELCELGFWAGRCLLVDGRVIEAVGLLEHVVAIREKTLAESHPSRLVSQHGLAIAYQANGQIKEAVKLQEHVVAIQEKTLAESHPDRLASQYVLAIAYRANGQIKEAAKLLERVVISDKTLAESHPDRLASQRELAGAYQANGQIKEAVKLLEHVVAIQEKTSEESHPSRLASQYALAGAYQANGQIQEAVKLLEHVVAIQIEIWAEDDYRRQLSKDLLQHCYERLEGVNSVVS, encoded by the exons ATGCCAGCTCCAACGTCCCGGCCACCCCGACCGAAGGACCGTCACGGCTTCGAGGTAGCTATTATTTGCGCTTTACCCCTTGAGGCTGATGCTATCGAGGCCTTGTTTGACTACTGTTGGGATAGTAATGGTCCACCTTTCGGGAAGGCAGCACATGATACCAATTCCTACTTAACAGGTATGATCGGCTGTCACAATGTCGTGCTCGTACGTATGCCAGGGACAGGTAAAGCGCACGCGGCGGCGGCAACCTCCAACTGCAGAGCGAGTTTTCCGAATGCCAAGATTgctcttgttgttggcgtCTGTGGCGTTGCCCCCTTCAAGCGCAACGGTGAAGAAATCGTGCTGGGAGATGTCGTCATCAGTGAGGGCATTATCCAATATGATTTCGGACGGCGCCTGCCAGGCCAGTTTGTCCCCAAAGAAGGGCCGCTGGACTCTCTGGGAAGGCCGAACCAGGAGATACGCGGGGTTTTGGCACGAGCCAAAGGGATCAGCGGCCGTCAACTATTGGTAAGCGAGATGACAAGATCCCTCAGTATCCTCCGCCAAAACCCAGAGTTTTGTGCCGAATATCCTGGCGTTGTGTACGACAGACTATTCGAAGCATCCTATCGCCACAGCGAGGACCACAAGCCATGCGAACAAGGCGGGTGCAACGGAAAGCTCGTACCAAGATGCCGTCTTCAGCCCAAGGGGCCCAATCCTACACCTGCTATCCATTTCGGACTGATGGCATCAGGCGATTCGGTGATGAAGTCTGGCGAAGACCGCGACCGCGAGGTAGAGGCGAGAGATATAGTTGCTTTCGAGATGGAAGGCGCGGGTGTTTGGGATACTCTACCTTGCATTGTGATCAAAGGGGCATGTGACTATGCTGATAGCCACAAGAGTAAGGTCTGGCAGCGATATGCTGCGGCTACGGCGGCGGCTTGTGCGAAAGCCTTTCTTAGCTTTTGGATGCCCCCACCATCAG ctgaaagTGACTTGCCACCGAATAAGCGAGTTCGATTGCATGCATCTGAAGATGCGTTCACAATCCGCGAACCTCGAGATCAACCAGTCTTTCTAGTGCCGTTTCTCGAAAACCCCCTCTTCATAGGCCGGGCTGACGTTCTTATGAACCTTCAAAGCCTATTGTTCGAGAGCAATAATCGGAAAATTGCGcttgttggtcttggtggtaTTGGCAAAACGCAGATTGCTCTCCAGCTCGCCTACTggaccaaggagaagaagcaggacTACTCGGTGTTCTGGGTGCCGGCGCTGAGCCATGCCAGTTTCGAGCAGGCATGTGTGCAGATCATGGATGCCTGTGATATTCCGACTACCGATAATAATAATGCGGTTGAATCAGTCCGTCAGTACCTGAGCTCAAAAAGTGCCGGCAAATGGCTTCTTGTGGTTGATAACGCTGATGATATGCAAACTGTCATGGGTTCGATAGGCGTGGAGAAGGGCATGTACCAATCGCTTCCCCAAAGCGGCGAAGGACGAATCCTGTTTACGACACGGTACCGAAAGGTGGGAGTATCAGTCGCAGGGCGAAATATTCTCGAAGTGCCCGCAATGAGCCCAAATGAGGCGAGAAGGTACTTCAAAGAGGCACTGATTCAAGAAATGTCCTCagccgatgatgaagtcatGCACCATCTCCTGGCGGTTCTGACACACCTTCCACTGGCCATCACGCAAGCAGCGGCATACTTGAACGAAAACCAGATATCACTCTCGGAGTATGTGCAACTCTTCGAGAACACAGATCGTGATAGGATACAACTACTAAGCGTCGAGTTCCACGCCGACACGAGATATGAGCAGTCTCAGGATCCCGTGGCGACTACCTGGTTCATCTCGTTCAACCAAATCCGTAGGGCTGACGAACTTGCCTCGCGTATTTTGATGTTTCTGGCTTACGTTGAACCAAGGGCGGTGCCTCAGTCGATGCTGCCCAAGGGTGAATCACAACAACAATTGACTCGAGCCATCGGCACGTTACGTGGCTATAAATTTCTGGATAAACGAGGATCCAGTGAGGTATTCGATATGCATAATTTGGTGCACCTAGCAATAAGGTCTTGGGTTGCAGAGAACGACTTGGAGAAAGAGCAAAGCCAGGCAGTGATAGCACGGCTGAGAGAGGTATTCCCGACGGATGAGTGGGAAAACCGAGACGTTTGGCGGCAATATCTGCCTCATGCAATTAAACTCCTCAGATGTCCCGAGGATAACTGGAGCGATGAGCTATGTGAACTAGGTTTTTGGGCTGGCCGATGCTTGCTTGTAGACGGACGGGTGATAGAGGCAGTAGGACTGCTAGAACACGTGGTTGCGATTCGAGAGAAAACGTTGGCGGAGAGTCACCCATCACGACTGGTATCACAGCACGGGCTCGCAATAGCATATCAAGCCAACGGACAGATTAAAGAGGCAGTGAAGCTGCAAGAGCATGTGGTTGCAATTCAAGAGAAAACATTGGCGGAGAGTCACCCAGACCGACTGGCATCACAGTACGTGCTCGCAATAGCATATCGAGCCAACGGACAGATCAAAGAGGCAGCGAAGCTGCTAGAACGCGTGGTGATTAGTGACAAAACGTTGGCGGAGAGTCACCCAGACCGACTGGCATCACAGCGCGAGCTCGCAGGAGCATATCAAGCCAACGGACAGATTAAAGAGGCAGTGAAGCTGCTAGAACACGTGGTTGCAATTCAAGAGAAAACGTCGGAGGAGAGTCACCCATCACGACTGGCATCACAGTACGCGCTCGCAGGAGCATATCAAGCCAACGGACAGATCCAAGAGGCAGTGAAGCTGCTAGAACATGTGGTTGCAATTCAGATAGAGATATGGGCAGAGGACGATTATAGGCGGCAGCTATCAAAAGACTTGCTGCAGCACTGCTATGAAAGGTTAGAGGGGGTCAACTCAGTAGTATCTTAG
- a CDS encoding hypothetical protein (At least one base has a quality score < 10), which yields MVSFIDTFVPSSTYNTLPLISQVAGAPKDHFQDLQNLRELLNKHNVPKGVSVRLIHKHFDTTEGEVMAFDKIPVPGHGVAQIMKPIVPSNSNQLRGIHYFVDDNASLQAYEYGNYEIPDMSGFESFIAEFCSLISERGLQRKFGLKLQREDDTDQTGWTEYELQAKRGTIMFPDGIPMPEGDSDYSVTTEWKAIFNELPRTCKHTTTCRHGRTTCKHCRHCNSHPDESDVNSGNETGFCLGGQRILPGTPVHDIVDRIIAAF from the coding sequence ATGGTCTCCTTCATCGATACCTTCGTGCCTTCCAGCACTTACAACACCTTGCCTTTAATTAGCCAAGTTGCCGGGGCACCCAAGGATCACTTCCAAGATCTTCAAAACCTCCGCGAGTTGCTAAATAAGCACAATGTCCCCAAGGGCGTCAGTGTCCGATTGATCCACAAGCACTTTGACACCACCGAGGGCGAAGTGATGGCTTTTGATAAGATTCCAGTCCCGGGACATGGGGTAGCCCAGATCATGAAGCCTATCGTGCCTTCAAACAGCAATCAACTCCGAGGCATCCATTATTTCGTCGATGACAACGCATCCCTCCAAGCCTACGAGTACGGCAACTACGAGATACCCGACATGAGTGGTTTTGAGTCGTTCATAGCCGAGTTCTGCAGTCTCATTTCTGAGCGAGGTCTGCAGCGCAAATTTGGGCTCAAGCTTCAGCGCGAGGATGATACGGACCAGACCGGATGGACCGAGTACGAGCTCCAGGCGAAGCGTGGCACCATCATGTTCCCGGACGGCATACCCATGCCTGAGGGGGATAGTGACTACAGTGTCACCACAGAGTGGAAAGCGATCTTTAATGAACTCCCGAGAACTTGCAAGCATACTACTACCTGCAGACACGGGAGGACCACGTGCAAACACTGCAGGCACTGCAACAGCCATCCCGACGAGAGTGATGTCAACTCCGGTAACGAGACCGGTTTCTGCTTGGGTGGACAGAGGATTCTGCCAGGCACTCCGGTTCATGATATCGTCGATCGCATTATTGCCGCGTTTTAG